TTTTGTATATTTATACTAACAATAAATGATTGTATACAAATGATTTTCACTCGCAGAAGGAACACTGAATCTATACTCTACAGAGAAgaaacatacattcacacactcaagtTCCTTAGAAATGGCTATGCAAATGGTAAAAAAGCTTTGGCATATTTGCCTACAAGTTGTGCCTGCACACTTGGAAATAAGATCAGAACAACACTGTATGAAGATTTGGCTTCATACATCTGTTAGTTTAGTTACATGTAGTTTAGTAAGCAGTCCCACATAAAACTGTGGAGAGTAAGATTAGGCTATTTACACAATTCTATGTTATCAGGCCTTAGGGTTTTTAAGGTGGACTATGCTACATGTTCCCAGATATCCAGGCTGAGATTTAATGGCACCACCTTAAAAGTACCACTATCACTAATCAACTAAAGAACTCAAAGTATCTACACAGCTACACAAACTCAACATAGCCCCGCAACTGTTTCCATAAGAGAGTGGTTTAGGATTTAACAATAGACTTCAGTGATCCTCCACACGATCCACTCCAAAAAACTGTAACACTGCTTAGAGGTCCTTGAAGCGGACAGATCGAGGTGGGTCCTGTGTGGTTCCTTCGTGGGACAACGTTGTGTGCGACAGTTTTCGAGGCATGTAAGCATGGTCAGAGGAACAACACTGAGGCACTGAGACCAACCAGATAGAAATCGTTTTCTTTTCATCCCCCTTTTCAAGTAACAGCATCTCTGCGAATCATATACGGTTTGGAAAAATGACTTGGCACACTACTCACTACGGAGAAAAAAGAACATACTAGCATGCaaatgcatactgtacatgtagCCGTAATTGCCAGGAGATTAATAACTATTGATTAACAATCAACACCACTTCCAGTGGGTTTGTTAAGTATTGGATGCGTCTAAGTGATTAATTTCTCCCACAAAGCCTCCCTAACCTAGAGGGACCATAATGTAAGCGTTTATTCAATAAAGGTTCACTCACTTCAACTGAAACTACATATGTCCTCCTTGGAAATGCTCAATTAAAATATCCAATGCATTACACTGTATCGGCATACTGGCAAAATAGTGAATACTTAAAAAGGATATACTGGTTGTTAATATGAAAGGCATTCtgagatatcttaacaactgtCATACTGttgttggaagaaaaaaagtgaCGAGAAAGAGGGGCatatagagagagagctatgcaggcaaagaaagagaaaagtgcCTGACTCTACTGAATAATTCAACATCACTGTCTGAGTTTGCCCTGGGAGATACATCAACACCAGGCTgagccttcttctcctctgctaaAATCAACACCGCTCCCACAATAGGGCTCCTATTGCTCTCTGTGTCGTCATGCTCCTGGAACAGTGGCTTGTGATCATGGCCTCTGGACAATGAGACTACTCATTACCGATCATGCTATACTGTAGGTTGCATAGAACTGAGGGGGCATGGTGGGCGGTGCCTGTCTGGAGCCTGCTGGGGGCTGTAGTGCCACACGTGCTTTTTCACTGGTCGATGCTACTGAGGGGAATATAGGGGAGCCATTTGGGCTCCTGCTGTGCGTTCTTGCAGTCATGGATAAGTAGGAAAGGTTTGAGTATCTATAGGcatgttgcacacacacatacactcacgggtgcacaaacacacacacgcgtagtAGCCTGAGACACCACAGGGGGGCACTGTGGTGCTAGCAGCTGCCGGGTGATGAGCAGACAGAGCCGCACATGCTCAGTTTGGAGGAGGACTCAGGCTCGGGTTCGGGGTCTGGCTCGGGTTCGTCGTCCTCTGTTCCCCCCTCGGCCTCCCCATCGCCACTGGCATCGTCTCCCCCTGCTTCGGCAACACCCTCGCACTCCGCACCCTCGGACTGGCCTTCCTCCGGGCCCCTTTTCAACCTGAGACGCaggtggacacacacgcacgcacacacacacacacacacacacaaaaaccgagaaagaaagagagagacagacagaatcagacaaacagagacggagagaaaatgTGAGGGTGATTCACAATGGGAGTCCGAGTCTGCTATACAATAAGGTCCACAAATTATGGCTGAACCCAGTCGTATAAATAGAAATCTGGAAATCCATTAATTACAGCAATAAGGAAACTCAATTTGCCATGCAGGAGGGCTTCCAAAGCACGCAGCAATGGCAGACACTGGTAAATAATAAATGAGGTAATAATTTAGAGCAGCGCTGAACcaatactctctccctctggatAGAAGAGCAGACCCATATTCCAAGTCTTATGAGCTTCCGCACTCAAACCCTATGATGAGTGCTCTTCATACTGGCATACACAATAGATAAGTCCTGCAATATAAGTCAATTTATCTACAATTTACATATCTCAATTGTTTGGGAGTGGGAGGTCGCTGTCAATTGAGGATGTAGACAGATACCAGCTATTAGATGGTCATTGGCTTCAGACATTTAGTATTTTACTACTAGAACTCCCTTCAAATGACATCAGGCAACAATAAGACTCGGGCCACCGTCGCAAACAATCTCATTAGATCTAATGAAGCATTCGGTTTCTGAGGTTATGGGTTATAGAAATGTAGAACGACATAAGATGTTTTTGTTCCTTGTTCCTCTCGGTTTTGTCACGGCTGATGGGGGGCTCTTACTTCTCACGGTTGAAGATCATGAACTCTTGCTGCACCACTTCAAGGCACTCCTGTAGATACTCGTtctcctgtggagaggaggtgggggagagtcaTCATTACGCCGACACTCACCACAGATCAATCATCACCTCAGTCACTCAACAACATGACCTGACGCGTGACAAATGGCCCTGTGTTACCCCCTTTGAAATCACGTCTCTGATTTGTTTGTGTGCTTTTCCTTCAAATTGGATGTTTGGCGCAGGACGAAAATAGAACCTCATATTTCCAAAAGCACTTGGGGGCATGACAACACTACTGAAGGCTTCATAATTTAATCATCTAGGTAATAACCCAGTCTCCCCActccaaacatacacacacacacactcactcacacactcacacacatttcaaGCCTGGAGAAGTGCACCAGCTATTGTTAGAGATACAAGCCTTACCCTCTCATATCACAGAGAGATCCGATCTCGATAACACAGGGAAGGTCGACTTTAATAACCAGGAGATGATAATGATTGGCTTGAGCTGCTGAAAACTTGTCAGATCTCATAAATATTGATGGGTTGTCTGAAACCCATGGTAAATAAAGTTGCAATCAGGGATAATAAGATGGGTTTTGACAATGAATCTCAGTAGCAAAGTGGATGTGTGCTAAGTGCAGGGAATGGTGCTAGGAGGGATGGGAATCTCAGCTGAGGAACAGAGTGTGATGTACTGGGTGCAGCATGTGCTCTGTGTtgaacagtaaacacacacacacaaatctcaaATAGTCAGAAAAGACCAGAGCCTGTCAAGTTGTCATAAACGCCCCGTAAATGCTCATTGGTAACGGTGCTTGACCAATAAGGGTGGCTGACTGACAGGGACCCCTAGAGGTGCTGGGACACTCACAGACTGGGAATCCTTGCTGTTGTCTCTGGACCTGTTCTTGGCcagtctcttcttcttcttgtggaGCGGCCGAGACTCCAGGATCATCTCCTCCAGCTCGAAGGTGGGGTCGCAGTGAAGACGACCCTTCTGCAGGAGCCAGAGGCACACACGGTGACGTTTGAGGGGCAGGCATGCCGaattaggcacacacacacacacatgtgcatgcacgcatccaggcacacacacaccccaaatcgACATTTTTCTTTTCGTTAATCTACATGCATTACGTGGTACTTTTCCCTTCCTCGACATACAACACACTTACCTGCACATATGAGCAAACGTAACATTATATCTATTATACTGTACCTTAAGTAACCCACAGATTTCAGCTTTTGATTAAGTTAATTGGCATAGTCAGTCCATaggatgtttgtctgtgtttggtcatgtatgtctgatgtGACCAATAgtaaccctctctccctctttctctctctctctcattcagccTTATTAATTGGATCACTATCCTGCACTAGACACCACTGCCCTGATAATCGCATCAgaactgtccacacacacacacacacaaacacaaacacacacacacacacaccaaggaagGTGATAAAAGTATTTTGGCTTACTGCTAGACATGTCGTCTGTTGTAATGCAAACTTGTCTATAGTATGTCACCTTCTACCACTCAGTGTGGCTCCAATCCTGATGTGTTTTCTGTAGCTTACGCTCCcattccctgtctctcctgtatCCCCTTCCCGCTGCCCACACCCGCTCTGCTGGGTTCTGCTTAGCATAACTGGGTGCTATTGAGTCGGCAGTGCACATAAACTATGTTATATGGCTttatgtgtgcgcgtgcgtgaaTGTGTTCTAGATGGTTCCCACTCACGTTGGGGACAAAGCCAGCATCCATCTTCTTCTCGTACACGGCATCCCAGTTGATGTCAGCGAGGTAGGGAGCTGTCTGCATGTGGGACAGGCTGGAGAGACGGTGCTCGGGGTTCACCGTCAGCAactaagacacacacgcacacattacaAAAACAGCCAGTGTCACTTTTCCAGAACGAATGTCACCTACACCTACCTACGCCTTCCAGACCATACTCGTGACAACCACACAAGCGCGACATCAGAAGAAAAAAATGCGGTGTTCCGCCTAAAAGTATATTTTTGATCTCCCCCATATTTAAATGAACAAAAGTGAAAAAGAAATATCAAACAATTTCGAGCACTTAGAACACAACAGTAAATCGTCTAGGCATGTTCACCAATAGGGGGCCCTCTTATGTCAGTCAAGGGAGAAATAGGATCCAAAAATCGAAACCCTCCACTGATTAGAAGGGATAAAATCAAGACCAAGATCATTTGTCAGAGGGTGAAACTCAATCTATTTGAGCGGCATCAATTATGATGGCTTAGTAATAGAGTAACAGCTGTTTGCTGTTCACCTTGGGACAGCTTAACACTATGCGATGTGCTGGGATGTGGTTCTGTTGTCATGgaaaccatctctcccccccccccccccaccaccaaaaAAATGTCTGAAGCTGACTCATTCGTCTCCCCGGAGGCCTGGTTTGGTCTGTCTCTGTGGAGTTCAGGCATAGTTAATCGATTCGCAACAGAGCGGAATGGACCGATGCCATCACTCTGGAGCACCTTCTGACAAGTCACACACAATcgcacacatggacacagagATACAAactggcacacgcacacagacacaaacacgcacacaccccggGAAGTCTCTCAGACTCCATCtgtttctccatcctcctctgccccggtccttatccctctctctctcccgctcactctgtccccccctctaccccacccagttcagcaggtctctctctctcattctttctgacCAGCCATTACACACCTTTTTACCTCCCAACCCCCGCCCCTTCCCTCAGCCTCCTTGCCTCTCCACCTGCCTACACCTCTCTGCACAAGCTCACCTTCCTCATGAGAGAGACCAGGTCTTTGGGCCAGGCTGGGCTGTACTGCACACTGACTGTGCTGAAGAGCTGCATCAGAGACTCCACTGAGTTACTGGCATGGATGTCGTAGGGTctctgagagaaagacagaggagaaaCAGACACGGGTGAGAAAAAGGTCCCTAACAGCTTAGCTGCAGACACAACAACTCCATCTCCCAGCATGCCTTACCCATCCACGCATCACTTCGAAGACCGTAACTCCTAGTGACCACCAGTCTACCTCAAAGGCATAGCCTGTGCCTCCACTGACAAAGGACTGGAAAATCTCTGGGGCTGAGAAGAGATttaaaaaagaaggaaagaattaaggaaaataataaataaacaagAATGAATCAATGACCCACAGTTAAAACCACTGAAAGCTTTTCAATGTTTGAGATAGATTTAATCTTACCCATATAGGGCTTGGTTCCAGCTAAGGCTGTGGCTCTCTCGCCATTCTTGATTATCGTGGCAATGTTGAAATCTGTCAGGTGGGCATGACCTGAGAGGAGAACATTTCCAAATAACAGTCAGTTCAAAAAGAAAACCAAAAATGGATGTGAACATGTGCAGTCTTTGATATATCGTATTAGCTTGAAGCGGTGGGTCTGGTTCATTTGATTTGACGTCTCCAACATCTGATTTGAAGGAGACCAGGGTGCCCCCTCGTGCGACCTTGCTATCCGACACGGATTCAGTATCTTCCGTTACTGTGGTAATCCTTGTCAGCCTGCGGGGTCATATCTCTGTGTCCTACGTGTCACCTTGGACCCGTTGTCCTTCACAGCatgttgtctctcttcctcgcgctccctctcttccccctctccctcgtcctccttctcATTCCTCATCCCTGACAGACTAACACTGTGTGCGGGGATATACGGTGTACGCACAAAAGGGGGTTTGCATTTCAAACGTAAAAAGGCTTAAAGGCGGCCCTGCGCCTTACCTTGCTCATCCAACAGGATGTTGTCAGGCTTCACATCcctgttggagagagagggacaaagagagacaaagagagacaaagagaggaccgTGAACGCTCACCAAATGCTATGCATCTCATAGACGTAACCAATACAAATTGTAATCCTGCGCAGGTTGTTTTCAAGAGCCTTTCCCCGCAGTATGCCCGTATCTGGGTAACTGTATATCCATGCGTATTTGACAGCACATGTGCAAGTCTGTCAAACATCCGAGCAGGCTGAGTGCATGTGGTATCTGTGTTTGCTGTGCATACAACACAACATGCACGTGAAACAGAAGgtatttggatgtgtgtgtttgtgcgtgtgtatgtacacTCCTGTCTTTCTTCACATAGCACATCCCCACCAACCTGCTTGGCCAATTAACATAACCCACACAGCTTATTTAATTATGCAGCctggtgtgattgtgtgtgaatAATACACTTAGTCCACACAGCTCCATGtactagtatatatatatatatatatatatatatatatatatatatatatatatatatatatatatatatatatatatatatatatatatatatatatatatatatatatatactagagGAAGCTCCCAAGGGCAATGACTGCCCATGCTTCCTAATTAAGGATTATTTTCCCTGAGAGTTCATTGAAATGTATTCCGAGGTCCGTGGCTGTCACTGCAGTAGTCGAAAAGGTTCTACACCGCTACCATCCTGTAGTTGTATGTTTAAAAAAAGCTCTATTTCATGTATAAACGCTTTATTTCTGTAAATACACAGTAATGGGTAACGCCAGGAGGATACTGCGTGTCAAATGGGTTTCCTGTGTGTGGAAACGTCCAGCAGCAGAGCCTCACTGACAAGTGTGAGCTAACACATGAAAGGGACAACAGCTGAGCAAAGAGAAATCCATTTCCTGCGTCACATTCATCTCCGGTACAGAAGAAGTGAGgagcaagagaagagagagagaggcccttgTTCTTTGAGGacttttcttccttttcttcactAATTTTACCTCCTCGGGCATGGTGGTAGCAGACAGTTGCTAGGAGACCCTTCTTCCCTAGTTGGTGCAACAAAATAATTGTATAGTATTCTCCTGTCAAAAACCCACGGTGTGGAACCAAATTGTAGAGccggagagggtgagagatacCCAGGGACTGGATTAGAAGTCCTGCAGCAGACACAGTtgtttcagagggagagagcctgATGCTGGGGAAGACAGGGCTTAAAACACAAGGGGACCGGCTTGAACAATATGACTTCATCTTTCCAATTGACTGCATTGGTGTTTAGATGAAAACATTTATCAGTCTGACAAGGACAGTAAAAATTGAAACTGAACTGTTAAATGTGCAGATGGGAATGTGTCCCTGGTTGAATttcacagacatgcacagacAATGGACACTGATTCTTAGACTGCATGAACATAACAGTACACtctttgtctcttctctctctctctctctctctctctctctctctctctctctctctctctctctctctctctctctctctcacacacacacacacacacacacacacacacacacacacacacacacacacacacacacacacacacacacacacacacacacacacacacgcacacacttgggTTGAGTCTATTTTCA
This DNA window, taken from Osmerus eperlanus chromosome 6, fOsmEpe2.1, whole genome shotgun sequence, encodes the following:
- the LOC134022387 gene encoding serine/threonine-protein kinase 32C-like; the encoded protein is MFHWGKWKKRMGANSSSKRPVFDEKEDVNFDHFQILRAIGKGSFGKVCIVQKRDTEKMYAMKYMNKQQCIERDEVRNVFRELEILQEIEHVFLVNLWYSFQDEEDMFMVVDLLLGGDLRYHLQQNVQFNEDAVKLYLCEMTLALDYLQSQNIIHRDVKPDNILLDEQGHAHLTDFNIATIIKNGERATALAGTKPYMAPEIFQSFVSGGTGYAFEVDWWSLGVTVFEVMRGWRPYDIHASNSVESLMQLFSTVSVQYSPAWPKDLVSLMRKLLTVNPEHRLSSLSHMQTAPYLADINWDAVYEKKMDAGFVPNKGRLHCDPTFELEEMILESRPLHKKKKRLAKNRSRDNSKDSQSENEYLQECLEVVQQEFMIFNREKLKRGPEEGQSEGAECEGVAEAGGDDASGDGEAEGGTEDDEPEPDPEPEPESSSKLSMCGSVCSSPGSC